The genomic segment GTAAGTATATGGCTGGAAAAATGCTTCCATATGAGCCTGAGCAGTGGAAGGAAATTGTTGCTCAATCGTTTGGAATATTAAATGACAATAACTGGTATCCGCTTGCAACGTTAATAATTGGGCTTCCAGATGAAAAAGAAGAAGACGTGCTTGAAACCCTTGAGTTGTTGGACGACTTAAAAGGTTACAATGCATTTTACGTGCCGCTATTTTTTGTACCGCTGGAAAACTGCTTGTTAATGGATAAGAGTGGAGCAGAACTCGATTCTCTTACTAAGGCTCGTTGGGAGTTTCTCACTCGCTGTTGGGAATATAACATTAGAATCTGGCGAGACACGTTCCTCGAAAACAGAATACACAGCCCACTTCTGTGCAGTTTTCTCAAGCAAGGAGTCATCCCAATAGCTGGAAAAATCGCTGGATATTATTACGGAGCGAAACACGGTGAACAAATGAAGAAAGCCATATGGAGAATGGCAACTGCTTAAAGCACGTTGCACTTTAAAACAGAAAATATCTTACCATTATAGGGTGAAGCGTTAAGTGATAGAGTCTTATGAATTTGGCTCAATAGTGATAAACGGGAAAAAATACATAAAAGACCTCATTATTTTCCCAGAAAAAATCCTTGACAATTGGTGGAGAAAAGAAGGACACTTGCTTAATGTAGAAGATTTAAAGGAAATTCTCAAACAAAAAACAAAACCAGAGATACTCGTAGTTGGCACTGGTTATTATGGAATTATGAAAATCTCGCCTGAAGTAAACGATATTTTAAAGTCTCAAACAATTAAGTTAATTGTACAACCTACTAAGGAAGCGTGTGAAACTTTCAACAAACTTTTAGGAACAAACAAGAGAATCGTTGGAGCTTTTCACTTGACTTGTTAAAAAATGTTAAGTTAGTCAAACACCATAACTTGAGACTGTGGAGGCTTGTCAAATGCATGCTCAATTGTTGCGAGAAGTCGAAGAAGAAGTCACAAACCTTCTCAGCGATTTGATTCGCATAAACACGACCAATCCGCCTGGAAACGAAACCGAAGCAGCAAAATACTTGGCTGAGAATTTAACAAAAGAAGGCTTCAAATGCGAGATTTTTGAGTCTGCGCCTGGAAGAGGCAGTGTAATCACATGTCTTAAAGGAAACGGCGAAAAACCAAGTTTGCTTCTGCTTTCACATTTGGACGTTGTCGCCGCGAACCCGAAAGAGTGGACTGAAGACCCTTTTGGCGGCTTAGTTAAAGACGGGTTTGTTTGGGGACGAGGCGCTTTAGACATGAAGTCCCTAACAGCCATCGAAGTCACAGTTCTGAAGCTTTTGAAAAGAAACAAGGTGAAATTGAAAGGTGACGTGATACTTGCTGCGACGGCGGACGAGGAAAAAGGCGGAGAAGCAGGTGCTGGCTGGCTAGTTCGCAATTATCCAGAGAAGGTTCATGCTGACTACGTGATAAACGAGGGCGGAGGATTGGCAATTCCAGTAAACGGCAGAAATATCTACACAATTCAAACTGCGGAAAAAGGGATTCTCTGGTTTAAAGTTAAGGCTAAAGGTAGACCAGGACACGGTTCTGTGCCCGGCGCAGCGGACAACGCCATACTGCGTATGAATAGAGTTATTGAGAAACTTGGAAATTACCGCTCAAAAATTAAGCTTGTGAACACTGTGAAGCAGTTTTTAAGCGAGATGGCAAGAGAAAACAAGAATGCAAATCAAGCTTTAACGCGTTTGCTTCAAAATCCAGATTCTGGCGACCAAATTTTGGATGCGTTAGCTCAGAAAGACGAGGCGATAGCGGAAGAGATTCGAGCAAAAATTCGAATGACAATCACGCCTACAATAATTCATGGTGGGGTGAAGGAAAACATTATACCTTCAGAGTGCGAAACCGTTTTTGATTGCAGAATTTTACCCGGGCAAACTCCAACGGACGCCCTTGCGGAGATAAAAGGTTTGCTGAAGGATTTTGAGCCAGAAAAATTAGTTTTCGAAGTTATACAAGCCAATGACCCTTCTGAATCGCCGACAAGCACGCCGCTTTATGAATTAATTGTTGATGTTTTGAAGGAATTTGAGCCAAACTGTTCCGTAGCGCCAACCTTGCTTACTGGCGGGACAGACTCTCGTTTTTTCAGGAAGATGGGCAGTGTATGCTACGGTTTTCATCCGATGCGTGCTGATTTGCCTTACAGCGAAATCTCAAAAATGACACATGGGATAGACGAACGAATTTCCATAGAAAACTTAGTGTTTGGAACAAGCGTGCTCTACGATATTGTTGAAAAATTCATGACTCGACGCTATTGTTGCGGGTGAAGTTATAAATACATGTTTTAACGGTCTTCTTATAATTACTTGTGAGAAGGGAGGCTTTAATGTGCCAGCAATAGAAGTTGGTAGAATCTGCGTTAAACTGCTTGGTCGAGAGGCTGGAAGAAAATGCGTAATAGTTGACATAATAGACAAGAGTTTCGTTCTAGTAACTGGTCCAAAAAGTGTTTCAGGCGTGAGGAGACGGAGAACAAATGTTAACCACATTGAGCCATTAATGGATAAAATAGACATTAAACGGGGCGCATCAGACGAAGAAGTAACAGAAGCGTTAAAGGCTGCTGGTAAGCTCGAAGAAATGGCTAAAATGGTTAAGCCCGCATTGGCTTAGTTTAAACTCTTATACTTCTAATTCTTTTTTGTACACTGTGGGAGTGAAAAATCCGATGCCTAGAACAGTTGCTCCATGGGAAATTGAACACAAATTAATAGTGAAAGCTGAAGACAAAACAAACCCGCGCTATGGACACATACCAGAAGAAAGACCTGCTGAGGAATACATCCGCTTCGGCGTCATAAACCTTGACAAGCCAGCTGGTCCCACAAGCCACGAAGTAGCTGCGTGGGTTAAACGCATACTCCATGTGGAGCATGTTGGTCACGGCGGGACTCTAGAGGCTTAAAAGCGTTAAGCCAGAGAAATCCCAACGTGACCGGTGTGTTGCCAGTAACCTTAGAGGAGTCTAGGAAGACAGTTCAAGCTCTACTTCATAGTGGGAAAGAATACGTCTGCGTTATGAAACTTCATGGAGACATAAATGAAGAGGCTGTTAGGGAAGTGCTGGCGAAGTTTGAAGACACAATCTATCAGCGGCCACCCTTGAGGGCTTCTGTTAAACGTCAACTGCGGACAAGAAAAATCTACTACATTGACCTTTTGGAGAAGGATGGGCGAAATGTGCTTTTCAAAGTTGGATGTGAGGGTGGCACGTACATACGCAAGCTCTGTTATGATGTTGGAGAAGTTTTAGGCTGTGGCGCGCATATGCAGGAATTGCGTAGGACAAGGGCGGGACCGTTTGTTGAGGATGGTGGAGAAATTGTTACTTTGCATGATGTGGCTTACTGGTTTATGGAGTGGCAGCAACAGAAAGATGGCAAAATTCTCAAAAAATTCATAAAGCCGATGGAAGCAGCGTTAGCTTTGGTTCCGAAGATTTACATTAGAGATTCTGCTGTTGATGCTGTTTGTCATGGAGCAAACCTTACAGTACCAGGCGTTTTGTCTCTTGAAACTGGAATAAAGGATGGTTCGATGGTGGCTGTGTTGTCGTTGAAAGGTGAGGCGGTGGCTTTGGCTAAGGCTATTGCGTCTACAGAAGAAATTTTGCATATGGAACATGGGATTGTTGCGGAAACAAAGCGGGTTCTTATGCCCAGAGGCACTTATCCAAAATGTTGGAAAAGCGGCGAAATATAAAATGTCTCGGAAACGTGAAGGTTTAAATCACTATTTTGCTGCTCGACCAAAATCTAAGCTGAAGCTTGGAAAAATTCATGCTTGTCTTCGTGGAGTTTTATTTGAGTTTTTGACGGCTTCTGGCGTGTTTTCTAAAAAGCGTGTGGATTTGGGTACTAAACTATTGATTGAGTCTATGATTCTTCCCGAGAAAGGTAGCGTTTTAGATGTTGGGTGTGGATACGGCGCTGTTGGGGTTGCTGCTGCTGCTTTTAATCCGAATTTGCGTGTTGTGATGGTTGACGTGAACGAACGTGCGGTTTGGCTTGCGAAGCAGAACATTGAAATTAACCGTGTTGGCAATGCCGAAGTTAGGTGTGGAAATTTGTATGAGCCGGTTGGAGATTTGACTTTTGACTGTATTCTTTCTAATCCTCCAGTGAGTGCTGGAATGAGCATGGTTAGAGCGATAATTACTGAAGCACCAATGCACATGACTAGCGGAGCTCTTTTTCAAATGGTTGTGAAATCCAAAATTGGAGGCAAAAGGCTACAATCTTTTTTTGAAGAAGCTTTTGGAAACTTCAAAATTTTGGCGCGAGAAAGTGGCTATCGAGTGTTGATGGCGGAAAAGCACTAGCACCCAACTATTCTGTCGTCATCTTCTTAACGATTTTCCTTGCAATTGGAATAATGGCTAATGATGTGGGAAGACTCACAACAAAACCAATTGCAAACGCTACAAGCCACTTGTCCACGTAGAATCCTCTTAAGTTTATTATGCTAAGAACCAATGACTGCGAACAAGACATGCCCAAAGACATGAAAACTCCGAATAAAACTGTAGAATACTTCTTGTATTTTCAAGTAAGCCACCAGCTAATCAAAGTATTAATGGGCAAATAAATAAACATTAAATCATTCGAATAGTAAAATCTAAGCGAGTTTGCCGGGGTCTCCTAGTCAGGTAGGGAGCAGGCCTGGAGACGCAGAAAACGCCATTCAGCCTGTGGCCCGAAAGGGCCGCGTGGGTTCAAATCCCACTCCCGGCGCCATCTAAAATTGACCATATATTCCTATTTTTTAGCGTTTTTCGCTAAATAGTCGCAATTAATTCGCTTTTGGTTTTTAGCGTTCTTTTGATTTCGGATTTCGGAAGAAGGTTTAAATTCTCGGTTTTTGTCTATCTGTTTGACCATGCGAACCTATGATCAATCAGCTAAGACATCTATCAACGCTCTCACATCTTACTTTCTAAGGAAACTTTTATAGAGCGTGAATAGGATAGAATTTTGAGGCGTGAATATGTTATGGCGAGAATGAAATGTTCTAAATGCGGGGTCGTTTTCGATAGATCGTCTTTTAGGGCGATGTTTGAAGGGGTACACTTTGGACCTTACTATTGGCTAAAATGTCCGGCATGCGGACGAAGGAGTTGGTTTAATGTTGCTTCTTCTGTGAAGGATCCTATTACATGGCCTCAA from the Candidatus Bathyarchaeota archaeon A05DMB-5 genome contains:
- a CDS encoding M20/M25/M40 family metallo-hydrolase encodes the protein MHAQLLREVEEEVTNLLSDLIRINTTNPPGNETEAAKYLAENLTKEGFKCEIFESAPGRGSVITCLKGNGEKPSLLLLSHLDVVAANPKEWTEDPFGGLVKDGFVWGRGALDMKSLTAIEVTVLKLLKRNKVKLKGDVILAATADEEKGGEAGAGWLVRNYPEKVHADYVINEGGGLAIPVNGRNIYTIQTAEKGILWFKVKAKGRPGHGSVPGAADNAILRMNRVIEKLGNYRSKIKLVNTVKQFLSEMARENKNANQALTRLLQNPDSGDQILDALAQKDEAIAEEIRAKIRMTITPTIIHGGVKENIIPSECETVFDCRILPGQTPTDALAEIKGLLKDFEPEKLVFEVIQANDPSESPTSTPLYELIVDVLKEFEPNCSVAPTLLTGGTDSRFFRKMGSVCYGFHPMRADLPYSEISKMTHGIDERISIENLVFGTSVLYDIVEKFMTRRYCCG
- a CDS encoding 50S ribosomal protein L14e, which codes for MPAIEVGRICVKLLGREAGRKCVIVDIIDKSFVLVTGPKSVSGVRRRRTNVNHIEPLMDKIDIKRGASDEEVTEALKAAGKLEEMAKMVKPALA
- a CDS encoding class I SAM-dependent methyltransferase; the encoded protein is MSRKREGLNHYFAARPKSKLKLGKIHACLRGVLFEFLTASGVFSKKRVDLGTKLLIESMILPEKGSVLDVGCGYGAVGVAAAAFNPNLRVVMVDVNERAVWLAKQNIEINRVGNAEVRCGNLYEPVGDLTFDCILSNPPVSAGMSMVRAIITEAPMHMTSGALFQMVVKSKIGGKRLQSFFEEAFGNFKILARESGYRVLMAEKH
- a CDS encoding DUF2798 domain-containing protein; its protein translation is MSLGMSCSQSLVLSIINLRGFYVDKWLVAFAIGFVVSLPTSLAIIPIARKIVKKMTTE